A genomic segment from Paramixta manurensis encodes:
- the flhC gene encoding flagellar transcriptional regulator FlhC, whose protein sequence is MSEKSIVQEARDIQLAMELITLGARLQMLESETQLSRGRLIKLYKELRGSPPPKGMLPFSTDWFMTWEQNIHASMFCNAWQFMLKSGLSQGVDAVIKAYRLYLEQCPQGDEGPLLALTRAWTLVRFVESGMLELSACKCCNGSFITHAHQPIGSFVCSLCQPPSRAVKRRKLSVDSADNLPQLLDEQVKLAV, encoded by the coding sequence ATGAGCGAAAAAAGCATTGTCCAGGAAGCGCGTGATATACAACTAGCGATGGAGTTAATTACGCTGGGTGCACGTTTGCAAATGCTGGAAAGCGAAACTCAGCTCAGCCGCGGTCGTCTTATTAAATTATATAAAGAGTTACGCGGTAGTCCTCCGCCAAAAGGAATGCTGCCATTTTCAACCGATTGGTTTATGACTTGGGAGCAGAATATTCATGCTTCCATGTTCTGTAACGCCTGGCAATTTATGCTGAAGAGTGGATTGAGTCAGGGCGTTGACGCGGTAATCAAAGCTTATCGCCTGTACCTTGAGCAGTGTCCGCAGGGTGATGAAGGGCCGCTACTGGCGCTGACGCGTGCCTGGACATTGGTGCGTTTTGTTGAAAGCGGCATGCTGGAGCTCTCCGCCTGTAAATGTTGCAACGGCAGTTTTATTACCCATGCGCATCAGCCTATTGGGAGCTTTGTTTGCAGCCTGTGCCAACCGCCATCACGCGCGGTAAAAAGACGTAAACTTTCCGTCGATTCTGCCGATAACCTTCCACAACTGCTGGATGAACAGGTTAAACTCGCCGTTTAA
- the flhD gene encoding flagellar transcriptional regulator FlhD produces MGTSELLKHIYDINLSYLLLAQRLINQEKASAMFRLGIDESMANALSQLTLPEMVKLAETNQLVCQFRFTDHNTISRLTQESRVDDLQQIHTGILLSSRLLRDVSAKEETPKKRAM; encoded by the coding sequence ATGGGTACATCAGAACTACTCAAACATATTTACGACATTAATCTGTCATATTTATTGCTTGCGCAACGTTTAATTAATCAGGAAAAAGCCTCCGCAATGTTTCGTTTGGGCATTGATGAATCAATGGCTAACGCATTATCGCAATTAACTTTGCCGGAAATGGTAAAGCTGGCGGAAACCAATCAGTTAGTTTGCCAGTTCCGTTTTACCGATCACAATACAATCAGTCGCTTAACGCAAGAATCTCGCGTTGATGACCTTCAACAAATTCATACTGGCATCCTGTTATCCAGCCGGTTATTACGCGATGTCTCCGCCAAAGAAGAGACGCCGAAAAAGAGGGCTATGTAA
- the uspC gene encoding universal stress protein UspC: protein MSWHHVLVAVAMTPESHLLVEKAVSVVRPNAGKVSLITLASDPELYNSFAAPMLENMRELMQEEITLFLEELKARANYPIEKTHIVYGELSEHVCAHCKHQHIDLVVCGNHSQAFFNTLIGSARRVIDRSDVDVLIVPL from the coding sequence ATGTCTTGGCACCATGTACTCGTTGCCGTCGCAATGACACCAGAAAGTCATCTGCTGGTAGAGAAAGCCGTTTCTGTGGTACGTCCGAACGCCGGTAAAGTGAGTTTGATTACGCTGGCGTCCGACCCGGAGTTGTATAACAGCTTCGCCGCGCCCATGTTGGAGAACATGCGCGAATTAATGCAGGAGGAGATCACACTGTTTCTTGAGGAGTTGAAAGCGCGCGCCAACTACCCGATAGAGAAAACCCATATCGTGTATGGCGAACTCAGTGAACACGTTTGTGCGCATTGTAAACATCAGCATATTGATTTAGTGGTGTGCGGTAACCACAGTCAGGCCTTTTTTAATACCCTGATAGGTTCCGCACGGCGCGTGATCGATCGCAGTGATGTGGATGTGTTGATTGTGCCGTTATAA